A window from Photobacterium atrarenae encodes these proteins:
- a CDS encoding metallophosphoesterase, whose product MFITTKYALPTAVLISSTLLLGCDDSKTHQPDNKDSGSGGDISQPEIKVVPPPSAEAAINFSIAPYLQQPSPSGMAVLFETDAEQPEVWARPAGSQGEFTIVQSIAVDHTQLYSATLMGLVPGTRYEYYVVANQAGGEGESDVPVMSERYAFKTYPDGEQRKAPFNLVAISDTQNNSTLGALSDLVSKGIIPEVCDGDAEQCVDVIAAITISGDIVNNGDSLLQWRRDFFDQLKAITPYVPLVAVPGNHDYYGNAELTNYRHFFQQPENGSTGYEERWYSLDYGNLRLIGLDSYPVSKNHGKFQAEILGIQRQWLRELLVNTEADVNIDYALSMFHHPCLSELWLSGESIGSCEMVAEMEDFTTRSGKISGHLFGHTHAYSRGQSKDIHHLWLNAATAAGYREKINDDNYYHNNTRDYDTFAISQSEFGFNLLQFNQQDTLSMSLTRYSAKVKSKGNGLASLEDTFTISDTLTMKPAQVDAPQVLAGSGQADYNALELAISYPQPETIYEVQWQLSQDPNFAQDVFDIWGNKTRQHNIWPMQDGTIEGIPTDTQQGVDLTRIDLASFSGQVKMGGDERYKWQKRASEHSHDSFRDPFAGSSAPTLTVLPGDTWHWRARVRDKQLNWSDWSDTATLDIAAGTTQTLPMQNGGAEANDLSGWTLVQGYWRILEDVDNIQAQEGTYYFSARPNDGAANNDPFDVMSQTLDLSAYSAAINQGAAFLKLSFSSNGWGDGDHAVVSLQPLDSNDLPLGEPVIVKTESKKQQWLSNEASLLLPSGTGAVKLTAQAVKKAGSMADVHLDNFVLTVTTP is encoded by the coding sequence ATGTTCATTACAACGAAATACGCCTTACCGACTGCGGTATTGATCAGTTCGACACTGTTGCTGGGGTGTGATGATTCGAAAACGCATCAGCCAGACAATAAAGACAGTGGTTCGGGGGGCGATATCAGTCAGCCAGAGATCAAAGTAGTGCCGCCACCGAGCGCCGAAGCTGCCATCAATTTCTCGATTGCCCCCTATCTTCAGCAACCAAGTCCGTCCGGGATGGCGGTGCTGTTTGAAACAGATGCCGAGCAGCCGGAAGTTTGGGCCAGGCCTGCCGGCAGTCAGGGCGAATTCACCATCGTTCAATCGATCGCTGTGGATCACACCCAGCTTTATAGCGCCACGCTGATGGGGTTGGTACCGGGGACACGTTACGAATATTATGTTGTGGCGAACCAGGCTGGTGGAGAAGGGGAGAGCGATGTCCCGGTGATGTCGGAACGCTATGCATTCAAAACCTATCCGGATGGCGAGCAGCGCAAGGCGCCGTTTAACCTGGTCGCGATCAGTGATACTCAGAACAACAGCACGCTGGGCGCACTGAGCGATTTGGTCAGTAAAGGGATTATTCCCGAAGTGTGCGACGGGGATGCCGAGCAATGTGTTGATGTCATTGCCGCGATCACCATTTCCGGAGATATCGTCAACAACGGCGACAGCCTGCTGCAGTGGCGGCGGGATTTCTTCGATCAGCTGAAAGCGATTACCCCGTATGTACCGTTGGTGGCGGTGCCGGGAAATCATGACTACTACGGTAACGCCGAGCTGACCAACTATCGCCATTTCTTCCAGCAACCGGAAAATGGCTCAACCGGTTACGAAGAGCGCTGGTACTCGCTCGATTACGGTAACTTGCGTCTGATTGGCCTGGACAGCTACCCGGTGTCGAAAAACCACGGCAAGTTCCAGGCTGAAATTTTGGGGATTCAGCGTCAGTGGCTGCGTGAGCTGCTGGTCAATACCGAAGCGGACGTCAATATCGATTATGCCCTCAGCATGTTCCACCACCCGTGCCTGTCTGAGTTGTGGCTGTCCGGCGAGAGTATCGGCAGCTGTGAAATGGTGGCGGAGATGGAAGATTTTACCACCCGCAGCGGCAAGATTTCCGGTCACCTGTTCGGCCATACTCACGCGTACTCCCGCGGGCAGTCGAAAGATATTCACCACCTGTGGCTGAATGCGGCGACGGCGGCCGGGTATCGCGAAAAAATCAACGACGATAACTACTATCATAACAACACCCGCGATTACGATACCTTCGCGATTAGTCAGAGTGAGTTCGGCTTTAACCTGCTGCAGTTTAACCAGCAGGACACGCTGTCGATGTCCCTGACGCGTTACAGTGCCAAGGTAAAATCCAAAGGCAACGGCCTAGCCAGCCTGGAAGATACCTTCACCATTTCAGATACCTTGACCATGAAACCGGCTCAGGTTGATGCGCCCCAAGTGCTTGCCGGCAGTGGCCAGGCGGATTACAACGCCCTGGAGCTGGCGATCAGCTATCCGCAACCGGAGACCATTTACGAGGTGCAGTGGCAGCTCAGTCAGGACCCGAACTTTGCCCAGGATGTTTTTGATATCTGGGGGAACAAAACCCGCCAGCATAATATCTGGCCGATGCAGGACGGCACCATTGAAGGGATCCCGACTGACACCCAGCAGGGCGTTGATTTAACCCGGATTGATTTGGCGTCGTTCTCCGGTCAGGTCAAGATGGGCGGTGATGAGCGCTATAAATGGCAAAAGCGTGCTTCGGAGCACTCCCATGATTCGTTCCGCGACCCGTTTGCCGGCAGCTCTGCGCCAACCCTGACCGTGTTGCCGGGCGATACCTGGCACTGGCGGGCCCGGGTGCGGGACAAGCAGCTGAACTGGTCTGACTGGAGTGATACCGCGACCCTGGATATCGCAGCGGGTACGACCCAGACGTTGCCGATGCAAAATGGCGGTGCTGAAGCCAATGACTTGAGTGGCTGGACCCTGGTGCAGGGATACTGGCGGATTTTGGAAGATGTCGACAATATTCAGGCTCAGGAAGGGACCTACTACTTCTCAGCGCGACCGAATGACGGCGCGGCCAATAATGACCCATTTGACGTGATGAGCCAGACGCTGGACCTGTCCGCTTACAGCGCGGCAATCAACCAGGGCGCGGCATTTCTGAAGCTGAGCTTCAGCAGCAACGGCTGGGGGGATGGTGACCACGCAGTCGTCAGCTTGCAGCCGCTGGACAGTAACGACCTGCCGCTGGGTGAGCCGGTCATTGTGAAAACCGAGAGTAAAAAGCAGCAGTGGCTCAGCAATGAAGCGAGTCTGTTGCTCCCTTCCGGAACCGGCGCGGTGAAACTGACGGCGCAAGCGGTGAAAAAAGCCGGCAGTATGGCGGATGTCCATTTGGATAATTTTGTCCTGACGGTGACCACGCCCTAG
- a CDS encoding TolC family protein produces MNLKPTILAVAVSVGGVVASWPVAAADTPLASAAVQPSTLNQLIALALNNDAGRKQFDAQTNALRQMAFASATEMDPKLKLGFGNLPVDSFRFDEDLMTNLSIGLMQQFERGETLLLKQKQTHQKAESVQWQTALREREVVNQVTQLWLELGYQQAAAQILYENKRLMQEMENFIQTNYSLGKSEAQDLLQAQLQVSRLDDKLQANAQMQRRIQSQLSEWLGAAWLARPGALKASNQLDWHALEQRLLQTSGTAHYPLLRAHPSVQIADTAIAVNRTQVDLAEQAYAPQFGVEVMYAYRQADNMRGEPASDLLSAYLTLDIPLFTDNRQDRTRAAAQYQVGAAQSNKDLLLAQMNAKVNALLTDKSNLEQRLARYQNTLLAQAKARTQAVERGYQNNTAQFNDVITAASDELALALEQARLTTDLNLVSSNLAFFLGGDRATATQTSPHLFDRQSMIAGGTP; encoded by the coding sequence GTGAATTTAAAACCAACAATACTCGCGGTTGCGGTGAGTGTCGGTGGTGTGGTTGCGTCGTGGCCGGTTGCCGCGGCAGACACACCATTGGCATCCGCAGCGGTGCAGCCCAGCACCTTAAACCAGCTGATTGCTTTGGCATTGAATAATGATGCCGGACGGAAACAATTTGATGCCCAAACCAACGCGTTGCGTCAGATGGCGTTTGCCAGTGCGACCGAAATGGACCCGAAACTGAAACTCGGCTTTGGTAACTTGCCCGTGGATAGTTTTCGGTTTGACGAAGACCTGATGACCAACCTCTCGATAGGCCTGATGCAGCAGTTTGAGCGTGGCGAGACGTTACTGCTCAAGCAGAAACAGACCCACCAGAAGGCGGAGAGTGTTCAGTGGCAAACGGCCCTGCGGGAGCGGGAGGTGGTCAATCAAGTTACCCAGTTGTGGCTTGAGCTGGGTTATCAGCAGGCAGCAGCGCAGATCCTGTATGAAAACAAACGCCTGATGCAGGAAATGGAAAACTTTATTCAGACCAATTACTCGCTAGGGAAAAGCGAAGCGCAGGATTTGTTGCAGGCGCAGCTTCAGGTTAGCCGGCTGGATGATAAATTACAGGCCAATGCCCAGATGCAGCGCCGGATTCAGTCGCAATTGTCAGAGTGGCTGGGCGCGGCATGGCTTGCCCGGCCCGGAGCGCTGAAAGCCAGCAACCAGCTGGATTGGCATGCACTCGAACAGCGGCTGCTGCAAACGTCCGGCACGGCGCACTATCCGTTGCTGCGCGCGCACCCGAGCGTGCAGATTGCCGACACGGCGATTGCGGTCAACCGGACGCAGGTTGATCTGGCCGAACAAGCCTATGCGCCGCAGTTCGGGGTTGAGGTGATGTACGCCTATCGGCAGGCTGACAATATGCGCGGCGAGCCGGCTTCGGATTTGCTCAGTGCTTACTTAACCCTGGATATTCCGCTGTTTACCGACAACCGCCAAGACCGGACCCGCGCTGCAGCGCAGTATCAGGTCGGGGCGGCGCAATCGAATAAAGATCTCCTGTTGGCGCAGATGAATGCCAAGGTCAACGCCCTGCTGACGGATAAAAGCAACCTGGAGCAGCGTCTTGCGCGCTATCAAAACACACTCCTGGCACAGGCGAAAGCGCGGACCCAGGCGGTTGAACGTGGCTATCAGAATAACACGGCCCAGTTTAACGATGTGATCACGGCTGCCAGCGATGAACTGGCACTGGCGCTTGAGCAGGCACGTTTGACAACGGATCTGAACCTCGTCAGTAGCAACCTGGCCTTTTTCCTCGGTGGTGACCGAGCCACTGCCACACAGACCTCACCCCATCTATTTGACCGCCAGTCCATGATCGCAGGAGGGACACCATGA
- a CDS encoding efflux RND transporter periplasmic adaptor subunit: protein MNTVTTTTLALLIGAVLGVAGTQLLWKNPSVTSSESSGSTASSVSNEPLYWVAPMDPNYKRDKPGKSPMGMDLIPVYADDVAGSSTKPGTVKIDPAVENNLGVKTAPVELGKLSPRISTVGYIAFDESRLWQTNVRVSGWVEKLMINAIGEQVRQGDVLFTLYSPDLVKAQEELLNASWTGRTALVKGAQERLVSLGVDRAQIQQVLRRGRAAQTIQIKAPADGVIASLNVREGAYLSPAQAVISAGPLHEVWVDAEVFERQGHWIKAGSRASMTLDALPGRAWEGAVDYVYPILDPKTRTLRMRLKFSNPKGELKPNMFANITLQPVTAESVLTIPKSAVIRSGGMSRVVLAEGEGNYRSARIKVGREADDKIEVLQGLTEADRVVTSAHFMLDSESSQSADLSRINGVEAVAETVRAKGEVTAVMAEHRMLTIRHQPVPEWDWPGMTMDFTVNAELDMSIAQPGQPIEFEIRKTEDGQYEVVDFKVDEHAPPAEAWIRGEITMLMADFGMVTVKHEPVDVWQWDAGEINFSVGEDIDLSGLAEGDLVRLLVRQQGGEYALQSLEKAGEQP from the coding sequence ATGAACACTGTCACCACGACCACACTGGCGTTGCTGATCGGCGCTGTGTTGGGAGTTGCCGGCACGCAATTGCTGTGGAAAAACCCATCCGTCACGTCGTCTGAATCATCGGGAAGCACAGCAAGTTCGGTAAGCAATGAGCCGCTGTACTGGGTTGCGCCGATGGATCCGAACTATAAACGTGACAAACCCGGGAAATCGCCGATGGGGATGGATTTGATCCCGGTCTATGCCGACGATGTGGCGGGGAGCAGCACCAAACCGGGTACGGTAAAGATTGATCCGGCGGTGGAAAACAATCTCGGGGTGAAAACGGCCCCGGTTGAACTGGGAAAGCTGTCGCCCCGTATCTCGACTGTCGGGTATATCGCTTTTGATGAGAGCCGTCTGTGGCAAACCAATGTTCGGGTCAGCGGTTGGGTCGAGAAACTGATGATCAACGCGATCGGCGAGCAGGTCCGCCAAGGCGATGTGCTGTTTACCCTCTATTCGCCGGATCTGGTCAAAGCGCAGGAAGAATTGCTCAATGCTTCCTGGACCGGCCGAACGGCGCTGGTCAAAGGGGCGCAGGAGCGGCTGGTCTCCCTCGGTGTTGACCGGGCCCAGATCCAGCAGGTGCTCAGGCGCGGCAGAGCGGCGCAAACCATTCAGATCAAGGCACCGGCCGATGGCGTGATTGCCAGTCTGAATGTTCGCGAAGGGGCATATCTGTCTCCGGCACAGGCGGTGATCAGTGCCGGTCCGCTGCATGAGGTTTGGGTCGATGCCGAAGTCTTCGAGCGACAGGGCCATTGGATCAAGGCCGGCAGTCGCGCATCGATGACTCTGGATGCGTTGCCGGGACGCGCCTGGGAAGGAGCGGTGGACTATGTCTATCCCATTCTGGATCCGAAAACCCGGACCCTGCGGATGCGGCTCAAATTTTCCAACCCGAAGGGTGAGCTCAAGCCCAATATGTTTGCCAATATCACCTTGCAACCGGTGACGGCAGAGTCGGTGCTGACCATCCCGAAATCAGCGGTGATCCGCTCCGGGGGCATGAGCCGGGTGGTGCTGGCGGAAGGCGAAGGCAACTATCGCTCAGCCCGGATTAAAGTCGGCCGGGAGGCGGATGACAAAATTGAGGTGCTGCAAGGACTGACCGAGGCTGATCGGGTCGTCACTTCTGCCCACTTCATGCTGGATTCTGAGTCGAGCCAGAGCGCGGACTTGTCTCGCATCAATGGTGTGGAAGCGGTTGCGGAAACGGTCCGGGCCAAAGGTGAAGTCACTGCGGTGATGGCCGAGCACCGAATGCTGACGATTCGCCACCAGCCCGTGCCGGAATGGGACTGGCCGGGGATGACGATGGATTTTACCGTCAACGCTGAGCTGGATATGTCGATCGCGCAGCCCGGGCAGCCCATTGAGTTTGAAATCCGCAAAACAGAGGATGGTCAATACGAAGTGGTTGACTTCAAAGTGGATGAACATGCACCGCCCGCCGAAGCCTGGATCCGTGGTGAGATCACCATGTTGATGGCTGATTTCGGGATGGTGACGGTGAAGCACGAGCCGGTTGATGTCTGGCAATGGGATGCCGGCGAGATCAATTTCTCGGTCGGGGAAGATATTGACTTAAGCGGCCTGGCGGAAGGGGATTTAGTGCGTCTCCTGGTGCGCCAGCAGGGCGGTGAATATGCGTTGCAATCGCTTGAAAAAGCAGGAGAGCAGCCATGA
- a CDS encoding efflux RND transporter permease subunit has product MIGAIIRWSIANRFLVLIATLFLTLGGLYSVKNTPVDALPDLSDVQVIIKTSYPGQAPQVVEDQVTYPLTTAMLAVPGAETVRGYSFFGDSYVYIIFNDDTDMYWARSRVLEYLSQVASKLPPNAKPTLGPDATGVGWIYSYILQDKTGQHDLAELRSLQDWFLKYELQTVEGVSEVATVGGMVKQYQVQIDPAKLRAYNLTLQQINKAIEDGNRETGASVIEVAEAEHMVRTTGYLSGIDDIASLPLKVTEKGTPLLLGDIAEINLGPQMRRGISEFNGEGEAVGGVIVMRFGENASAVIDNVKIKLAALQQSLPEGVEVVATYDRSTLINAAVENLWHKLAEEFIVVAIVCALFLFHLRSSLIIALSLPVGILAAFMVMHWQGINANIMSLGGIAIAIGAMVDGAIVMIENVHKHIERTPLTDANRWQVIGRAAEEVGAPLFFSLLIITLSFVPVFALQGQEGKMFSPLAFTKTYAMAASAGLAITLVPVLMGYFIRGKVLSEHKNPINRGLVALYRPLLNLSLAYPKSMIVLALALMGSAYYPISKVGSEFIPPLDEGDLMYMPTTYPGISIGKARELLQQTNKLIKTVPEVATVWGKIGRAETATDPAPLTMIETVIQLKPRDQWREGVTTASLRQTLDELVQFPGLTNAWVMPIKTRIDMLATGIKTPIGIKIAGPDLAVIEKIGADLEPILNQILGTASVYAERVAGGRYVTIDILRRQAARYGLSIKEVQQVISTAVGGMNVGETIEGLERYPINVRYPQDYRDSVVKLQNLPLVTPNGARIALADVAEIRYEDGPPMIKTENARPNGWVFVDIEGRDLGSYVVEARQAVTEQLNLPPGYSLAWSGQYEYMERAKARLSVVTPITLVIIMLLLYFSFRRVGEVLIIMATLPLAMVGGLWLMHGLGYNFSIAVGVGFIALAGVAVEIGVIMLVYLNQAWSAHKAERERHGQPLEKQDLINAIREGAGLRVRPVMMTVSTVIIGLIPIMYGAGTGSEVMQRIAAPMIGGMASALLLTLLVLPAVFKLWKSREIVTP; this is encoded by the coding sequence ATGATTGGAGCCATCATTCGCTGGTCGATTGCCAACCGTTTTCTGGTCTTGATAGCCACTTTGTTTCTGACTTTGGGTGGCTTGTACAGCGTGAAAAATACCCCGGTTGATGCCCTGCCGGACCTGTCTGACGTGCAGGTGATCATCAAAACCAGCTATCCGGGTCAGGCGCCGCAGGTGGTTGAGGATCAGGTGACTTATCCGCTGACCACCGCCATGCTGGCGGTACCGGGTGCTGAAACCGTGCGCGGTTACTCGTTCTTCGGCGACTCCTATGTCTACATCATTTTTAATGATGATACCGATATGTACTGGGCTCGCTCGCGGGTGCTGGAGTATCTGAGCCAGGTCGCGTCCAAGCTACCGCCCAATGCCAAGCCGACGCTGGGCCCGGATGCCACCGGCGTAGGTTGGATTTACAGTTATATTTTGCAGGATAAAACCGGGCAGCATGATCTCGCTGAGCTGCGAAGCTTGCAGGACTGGTTCCTCAAGTATGAGTTGCAGACGGTGGAGGGGGTGTCGGAAGTGGCGACCGTCGGCGGGATGGTCAAGCAGTACCAGGTGCAGATCGACCCGGCCAAGCTGCGTGCGTATAACCTGACGTTGCAGCAGATCAACAAGGCGATTGAGGACGGTAACCGGGAAACCGGCGCATCAGTCATCGAAGTTGCTGAAGCCGAGCATATGGTGCGCACCACCGGTTACCTGTCGGGAATTGATGACATTGCTTCTTTGCCGTTGAAGGTGACGGAAAAAGGCACGCCACTGCTACTGGGCGATATTGCAGAGATCAATCTGGGGCCGCAGATGCGTCGCGGGATCTCCGAGTTTAACGGCGAAGGGGAAGCGGTCGGCGGCGTGATTGTGATGCGTTTCGGTGAAAATGCCAGTGCAGTGATCGACAACGTCAAAATTAAGCTGGCGGCGCTGCAACAGAGCCTGCCGGAGGGAGTGGAAGTCGTGGCGACCTATGATCGCTCAACTCTGATCAACGCTGCGGTCGAGAACCTGTGGCACAAGCTGGCGGAAGAGTTCATCGTGGTGGCGATTGTCTGTGCTCTGTTCTTGTTCCACTTGCGCTCCTCGCTGATCATCGCCCTGAGTTTGCCGGTGGGGATTCTGGCGGCCTTTATGGTGATGCACTGGCAGGGGATCAACGCCAACATTATGTCTCTCGGCGGGATTGCGATTGCCATCGGAGCCATGGTGGATGGGGCGATCGTGATGATCGAGAACGTGCACAAGCATATTGAACGCACACCGCTGACCGATGCGAATCGCTGGCAGGTAATTGGCCGGGCCGCCGAAGAAGTCGGCGCGCCATTGTTTTTCTCTCTGCTGATCATCACCCTCAGCTTTGTGCCGGTGTTTGCCCTGCAAGGGCAGGAAGGCAAGATGTTCTCGCCGCTGGCTTTTACTAAAACCTACGCCATGGCGGCTTCGGCCGGTCTCGCAATCACCCTGGTGCCGGTGCTGATGGGGTATTTCATTCGTGGCAAAGTATTGTCCGAGCATAAAAACCCGATCAACCGGGGGCTGGTGGCCTTGTACCGCCCGCTGCTCAATCTCAGTCTGGCTTACCCGAAATCGATGATCGTGCTGGCACTGGCCTTGATGGGATCGGCCTATTACCCGATCAGCAAAGTAGGCAGCGAGTTTATCCCGCCGTTGGATGAAGGCGACCTGATGTACATGCCGACCACCTATCCGGGGATCTCGATCGGCAAGGCGCGTGAGCTGCTGCAACAAACCAACAAGCTGATCAAAACGGTGCCGGAAGTGGCGACGGTGTGGGGCAAAATCGGTCGCGCGGAAACGGCAACCGATCCGGCGCCGCTGACTATGATTGAAACCGTGATCCAACTCAAACCCCGTGATCAGTGGCGTGAAGGGGTGACGACGGCGTCGCTGCGCCAGACCTTAGATGAACTGGTGCAGTTCCCGGGGCTGACCAATGCCTGGGTGATGCCGATCAAAACCCGGATCGACATGCTGGCTACTGGGATCAAAACGCCGATTGGGATCAAAATCGCCGGACCGGATCTGGCGGTGATTGAGAAAATCGGAGCCGATCTGGAGCCGATCCTCAACCAAATTCTGGGAACCGCCTCGGTGTATGCCGAGCGGGTGGCCGGTGGGCGTTACGTGACCATCGATATTCTCCGTCGTCAGGCAGCACGGTATGGGTTGTCGATTAAAGAGGTTCAACAGGTCATTTCGACCGCGGTCGGCGGGATGAATGTCGGGGAAACCATCGAGGGGCTGGAGCGTTATCCCATCAACGTGCGCTATCCGCAGGATTACCGCGATTCGGTGGTGAAGTTGCAGAACCTGCCGCTGGTAACACCGAATGGTGCCCGGATTGCGCTGGCTGATGTCGCCGAGATCCGCTACGAGGACGGACCACCGATGATCAAAACCGAAAATGCGCGGCCCAATGGCTGGGTGTTTGTCGATATTGAAGGGCGCGACCTCGGCTCCTACGTCGTGGAAGCGCGTCAGGCCGTGACGGAGCAACTGAATTTACCGCCGGGCTACTCGCTGGCCTGGTCCGGTCAGTATGAATACATGGAGCGGGCTAAGGCGCGGTTGAGTGTTGTCACCCCAATCACCTTGGTGATTATCATGCTGCTGCTTTATTTCAGTTTCCGCCGGGTCGGCGAGGTGTTGATCATCATGGCAACCCTGCCGCTGGCGATGGTCGGCGGCCTGTGGCTGATGCACGGGCTGGGCTACAACTTCTCCATTGCCGTCGGGGTCGGCTTCATTGCCCTGGCCGGGGTGGCGGTGGAGATCGGCGTCATCATGCTGGTGTATCTCAACCAGGCCTGGTCTGCGCACAAGGCGGAGCGTGAACGCCATGGTCAGCCGCTGGAGAAGCAGGATTTAATCAATGCCATTCGTGAAGGGGCCGGGCTGCGGGTGCGACCGGTCATGATGACGGTCAGCACCGTGATTATCGGCTTGATCCCCATTATGTACGGCGCCGGCACCGGCTCAGAAGTGATGCAGCGCATCGCTGCGCCGATGATCGGCGGCATGGCTTCGGCGCTGCTGCTGACCCTGCTGGTGCTGCCGGCAGTCTTTAAGCTCTGGAAAAGCCGGGAAATCGTAACACCCTAA
- the copI gene encoding copper-resistant cuproprotein CopI, whose amino-acid sequence MKQTLIAMTLALMTPTALADAGHGHGAQGGMKMGHSSMGHASMDHASMDHSNMMSMAGMSDVGMPAMGAKPDKVVHVILSDDMKITFKKNMTIAPDDVVQFVVMNTGKIDHEFSIGSAKEQLAHRKMMREMTGGHMHDSGSTVTVQPGKAKQLLWHFHGDKQVEFACNIPGHAEAGMVKKLTL is encoded by the coding sequence ATGAAACAGACACTGATTGCAATGACACTGGCCCTGATGACACCAACGGCGCTGGCGGATGCCGGCCACGGTCATGGGGCGCAGGGTGGGATGAAGATGGGCCACAGCTCAATGGGCCATGCTTCTATGGATCACGCTTCTATGGATCACAGTAACATGATGAGCATGGCAGGGATGTCGGATGTCGGGATGCCTGCAATGGGGGCCAAGCCGGACAAAGTGGTCCATGTGATTTTATCCGATGATATGAAAATTACCTTCAAGAAAAATATGACCATTGCACCCGATGATGTGGTGCAGTTCGTGGTGATGAATACCGGCAAGATTGATCATGAGTTCTCCATTGGCTCGGCGAAGGAGCAACTGGCGCACCGGAAAATGATGCGGGAGATGACCGGTGGCCATATGCACGACAGCGGCAGTACGGTCACGGTTCAGCCGGGCAAGGCCAAACAGCTGTTATGGCACTTCCATGGTGATAAGCAGGTTGAATTTGCTTGTAATATTCCGGGCCATGCCGAAGCCGGGATGGTGAAAAAACTCACGCTGTAA
- a CDS encoding MOSC domain-containing protein → MEPVTFLNAVFRGKVAHRYGMDTAIDKMPTTERIYLSETGLAGDECAEKRFHGGTERALHQYPAEHYAYWREKYGIEKNWQAPGMGENLSTEGMTEDTVCLGDRYQWGEAIIEVSQPRSPCFKLNQRWNIEKFSVDMQDISRCGWLYRVIQPGYVSVSDPLKLIAREPNTMTLREVCDIYFGDPLNRDALLRLKAQSKLSQSWTRTLDKRLETNELENWNFRLLGHA, encoded by the coding sequence ATGGAACCAGTGACCTTTTTGAACGCAGTTTTTCGTGGCAAAGTCGCCCATCGCTACGGCATGGACACCGCAATCGACAAGATGCCGACCACCGAGCGCATTTACCTGTCGGAAACCGGCTTGGCGGGGGATGAATGTGCCGAGAAACGTTTTCACGGTGGTACCGAGCGGGCGTTGCACCAGTACCCGGCGGAACACTATGCCTACTGGCGCGAAAAATACGGCATCGAGAAAAACTGGCAGGCACCGGGAATGGGCGAAAACCTCAGTACCGAAGGCATGACCGAAGACACGGTGTGCCTGGGCGATCGCTACCAGTGGGGGGAGGCCATCATCGAAGTGAGCCAGCCTCGTTCGCCATGCTTTAAGCTCAATCAACGCTGGAATATCGAGAAGTTCTCAGTCGATATGCAGGATATCAGCCGTTGTGGCTGGCTATATCGGGTGATCCAACCGGGCTACGTCAGTGTCAGTGATCCCCTCAAACTGATTGCACGCGAACCCAATACCATGACGCTGCGCGAGGTATGCGATATCTATTTCGGCGATCCGCTCAATCGCGATGCGCTGTTGCGCCTCAAAGCCCAGTCAAAACTGTCGCAAAGCTGGACCCGCACCCTCGACAAGCGTCTGGAAACCAATGAACTGGAAAACTGGAACTTCCGCCTGCTGGGGCATGCCTGA
- a CDS encoding DUF2784 domain-containing protein — translation MIYRLLADIVVILHLLFIVFVVFGGLLLWWRRAVVWLHVPAVIWGGVLSLMDWVCPLTPLENRLRWMAGQDGYPGGFVDHYLLPMIYPPGLSHEMQLWIGLAVLAWNVLFYLLVYYCYTVRAQKP, via the coding sequence ATGATCTATCGTCTATTGGCAGATATTGTTGTAATTTTACACCTTCTGTTTATCGTATTTGTGGTATTCGGTGGCCTCTTGTTGTGGTGGCGTCGCGCTGTCGTCTGGCTGCATGTGCCAGCTGTGATCTGGGGGGGTGTGCTTAGCCTGATGGATTGGGTCTGCCCGCTGACCCCGCTGGAAAATCGTCTACGGTGGATGGCTGGGCAAGACGGGTATCCCGGTGGTTTTGTTGACCATTACCTGCTGCCGATGATTTATCCGCCGGGGCTCAGCCATGAAATGCAATTGTGGATCGGGCTGGCTGTGCTGGCCTGGAATGTGCTCTTCTATCTCCTTGTCTATTATTGCTATACAGTCCGTGCGCAGAAACCGTGA